The Bosea sp. AS-1 region GCCGGGCAAGTCGCTGGCCGAGGCGCTGCTCGAGCCGACCCGGATCTATGTGAAGCCTCTGCTGCAGGCGTTGAAAGCGACCGACGGCGTCAAGGCGCTGGCGCATATCACCGGTGGCGGCTTCCCCGACAACATCCCGCGCGTGCTGCCCGAAGGGCTCGGCGTCGCACTCGACCTGCCCGCGATCCCGGTACCGCCCGTCTTCGGCTGGCTCGCCAAGATCGGCGGCGTCGCCGAGCGCGAGATGCTGCGCACCTTCAACTGCGGTATCGGCATGATCGTCGCGGCCGACGCCGCCAAGGCCGACGCGGTGCTGGCCGCGCTGAAGGCCGCCGGCGAGACGCCGGTGAAGCTCGGCGAGATCGTGCCCGTCGCAGCCGGCGAGGAGCCGGTCAGCTATCGCGGCAAGCTCTCGCTGTGAGCATGACGACGGCCCGCAAGCGCGTCGGCGTGCTGATCTCCGGGCGCGGCTCCAACATGGTCTCGCTGGCGGAGGCGGCGCAGGCGCCGGATTATCCGGCCGAGATCGCGCTCGTCGTCTCCAATATTCCCGATGTCGCCGGGCTGGAGCGGGCGCGCGACTTCGGTATCGCCACGGCGACGGTCGACCACCGTCCCTTCGGCAAGGATCGCGAGGCGTTCGAGCGTGCGGTCGACGAGCTTTTGCGCGTCAACCAGATCGAGCTCCTCGTGCTCGCGGGTTTCATGCGCATCCTGACACCTTGGTTCGTGACGCGCTGGGAAGGGCAGATGATCAACATCCACCCCTCGCTGCTGCCGCTGTTCAAGGGCACGCATACGCATCGGCAGGCGCTGGAGGCGGGTGTTTCCGAGCATGGCTGCTCGGTGCATTTCGTCGTGCCGGAACTCGATGCCGGCCCGGTGATCCTGCAGGCCAAGGTGCCGGTCCATCCCGGTGATGACGAAGACAAGCTGGCGCAGCGCGTCCTCGTCGAAGAGCACAAGCTCTATCCGGCGGCGCTGGCCGAGGTCGCCTCCGGCCGGGCGAGGCTCGAGGCCGGAGCCGTCATCCGCGGCTGATCGGAACCGCCCTCGCCGTCCGGCCGCATCCCGACGCCCTCGCGCTTGCAGCGCTCCCACTCCTCGCGCGTCTTCTCCTCCTCCTTCTGCCAGCGGCGGAAGAGATCGGCGCGGCGGGCCGGGTAGCGCTCCTCGAGCGCGACCAGGCCGGTCATCCGGTCGGTGCGGAAATGGCGGAAAGCCTGCCTGAGCTCGCACCAGGCGATGACGATGCGCACGCGCTCGTAGAAGGTCATGCCGATCGGCCAGATCATGCGCTGTGTCGCATGGCCGCTCTCGTCGCTATACTCGATCGAGAGCTTACGGCCGTTGCGGATGGCGGCGCGCACGGCCGCGACGTCGACCTGGTCGGCCGGCACATCGCCAGGATAGGAGGCCGCGAACAAGGCCCCGTCGAGCAGGATCGGCCGCAAATGCTGCGGCAGCACCGCGGCGACCTTGCTGACGACATCCTCGGCGGCCCGGGCGAGCACGGGGTCCGCCCGTTCGCTCAGCCAGCGCATGCCGACCAGAACGGCCTCGATCTCGTCGGGCGAGAGCATCAGCGGCGGCAGGTCGAAACCAGCGTCGAGCACATAGCCGATGCCGGCCTCGCCGCGCACCGGCACGCCCTGGCGCACCAATGCGCCGATATCGCGGTAGACCGTGCGCACCGAGACGTCGAGCTCGGAGGCCAGCGTCTCGGCGGTGACGGGGCGCCTGCGGCGACGCAGGCTCTGAATCATGTCGAGCAATCGTTCGGCGCGCTGCACGGCGACCTCTCCCTACCCGGATGAAGCGACTGACGGAGAACACGGATCCGATCAGATTGCATTGCAATCCAACCAGCGCGTGCTTGAGTGTCCGCAGGATGGCTCAGTCGGGTTGACAGTTTCTGTCAGGAGCGTGTCAGCAGCAAGGCGGGAGGCGACGACGCCTCCGGCATGGGTACGTGCCACCCCGGACCGGCGCCGCTTGCGCGGCTCGTCGGGATCGCTCGGGAACTCTACAGAATGCTGAAAGCCGGCAGGTCGCTCAGAACGGCCGCTTCAACTTGCACTTGTCGATGAACTGCAGGCCCTTGTCGCGGGCCGTGTCATTGAAATAGCCGGTGTCGCGGAAGGCCTGGATCTCGTCCTTGCTCATTGCGTCGACCGTGCCCGAGGCATAGCAGCTGCAGGGCGAATGCACCGCCTCGCGCGTCGTGTTGAGGAGCTGCGACTGGGTGATCAGGCAAGCGTCGAAGGCGCGCAGCTTGATCATGTAGGGCGTCAGGTTCTTCGCAGTCGGGTCGGGAGGAGGCAGCGCGGTCGAGCTGCTCGCGGCATAGGCCGAGGCGCCCAACAGCACAGAGAGTCCACCGGCCAGAACGACCGCACCCAACCGCCGCATCATCATGACTTGCCCGTCCTTCGAGAAGGCGCGCCCGCATGGCTCCCGGCGCCGCCCTTCCCCCGCATGACACAGATGCATGAAAGGTCAAGGGGTTCAAAAGACACGCCTTCCCGATTTCCATGCTGTGGCCGTGGAAGCCGGTGCCCCATCGGCGCCGGAGGCGAAGCCGGCTCGCCGGCCGGGCCAGGAGCCGGTCCAGCGCCGCGCGAATCGCAAGGTCTCGTCAACGCTACATGCCTCTTGCTGCGCTTCCGGCTACGGCTTTGAAAAGCCGGGAAGTCGTTTTCCCGCCTTACCGGTACAAGAGCAGACAGACCGAAAACTCAGGGGAACCGAGGAAAACGGATTTCGCCCTTCACTCGGAGGGCTCAACATGGGTGAGCGGGCACACACTCCAGGGGCCGCAACCTGCCCAATCGCGGCGGCTCCCAACATGTTCGAGGCGCTGCTTCAAGGAGCTCGCCTGCTCGAGCGCATGCCGGCATGGCCCGACCACAGCGCGACGATGACGCCGGATACGGCCCCGCGCCCCTTGTGCAGGAGCAATGAAGCGGGCTGAAACGTAAAAGGCCCCGCCAGCACGAGCCAACGGGGCCGATCAGTCAAGGAGAGTTAAGGTCACCAGGTCTGACGATTATACCAAGTATCGACGTCTGCCTTCGCCTTGTCCTTCGCGAGGCCGTAACGCTCCTGGATCTTGCCCTCAAGCTGGTCACGCTTGCCGGCGATGACGTCGAGATCATCATCGGTCAGCTTGCCCCACTGCTCTTTGACCTTGCCTTTGAGCTGCTTCCAGTTCCCTTCCACGCGATTCCAGTCCATGTCTGGCCTCCTTCGCTCGTGGTTGAAGTTGCTGAAGACCGCGGATTACTTGCTCCAGCGGCCTTCGTACTTGAACTCTGGCGCCGCCTTCAGCGCGTCCTTGGTCGTATCCATCGTCGCCGACCATTTCTTGTCGTTCTCGGAGTAGGTCACCTTCAGCGCGCTCGGCGCCACGACGACATACCGCTCGCCAATCCCGAGGAAGCCGCCAACCGAGACGATAAAGCCGGACAGCTGGCCGCTGCTGGACACGATGAGATCCTTGATCTCACCGACGTTCTCCTTGGCATTGTTGTGGACGTTCAGGCCAATGAGATTGCTGCTGAGGACGTCCGTCGGCCGAGCCTTAACATAGACCTCTCGGGTCGCCGTTGTAGCATTTTGTGCCACGGCAAGCGTAATTCCGCCCATCGCGATAACGGGAGCGAGAGCAAAAATAAGTTTACGCATTGTTTAATTCTCCAAATTGGCGACCCCATCGAGGAATTTAACTTATATAAAATGGTTATGTTCCCCGGAAAGTTTTAAAATTAGAAACTTAAAATTTCAAACTCTCATTGAAAAACAGAGAATCCTTGCAAATGAAAACCGCCGCAGATTGAAGATCTTTACGGACCTGGATGAACGCCGCAATGTCAAAAAATGGGCCCGCCCCATTTTGGTGTCCGGACCAAGTTCAGGGAGGAAGCGCCTCTACGGTCTGCGACGAGCGCATCAAGGGCAGGAATCATCGGCAGATCGCGGTGATGGTCGGGATGTCCGGTGGCATGGCCATGAAATACAGCCGGCATATCGACCAGAGCTCGCGGCCCGCGGAATGCAGGCAGAACGAGAACGCGCAAAACCCGACAACCCGAAAAAACTGTGCCGCCAACTGCTTGAGAACATTGAGGATAACAGAATGTGTACCTTAACCGCCTCTTAATGGTCTTGTCTCAGATTGCCCGCATTCATTCTGCCGGAGGCGCTGTCGCGTCGGAGTTCTGGATCATGCGTTGCGTTGCGTACCTGGCTGGCCTTGCGGCTTGCCTTGCCCTGTCGTCCCCCGAGCGCGCCCTGGCGCAGTCGAGCGACTATACCCAGCTCACCTCGCCCCAATCCGCCCAGAACTGGTATCTCACGGTGGGAGCGGGCCTGCGCTATCAGCCCGACTATACCGGTTCCGACGACTACATCTTCCGCGCACGGCCGATCATCTCGCTCGGCCGGGGGCTGAAGAGCACCTGGTGGAGCGCCGAGGACGACACGATGCTGAGCATCGGCGTGTTCTCCGGCCAGGGCTGGCGCGTCGGCTTCTCGGGCGACCTGCTCTGGAAGCGCAGCGCCAAGGTCAATCCGGCGCTCATCGCCGTGCCCGCGACCAAGTTCGGCGGCGAGGCCGGCGGCTTCGTCGAGTTCTATCCGACGTCCTGGCTGCGCGCCCGCGCCGACGTCCGCCGCGGCATCGTCGCCCATGACGGCGTGGTCGCAGACCTCAAGCTCGACGCCTTCACCAATCTCGGCCCCTGGACCTTCGGTATCGGCCCGCGCATGCGGATCGCCAGCGCCGACTATGTCCGCACCTATTTCGGCACCCGCGGCGCCATGCCCGGCACCGGCGGGCTGCTGCAGCGCTTCAACGCCGGCGTGCATTCCTATGGCGCGCTGGCGCAGGCGACCTATCACTGGTCGGACCGGTTCCAGACCACGACCTATATCGAATACAAGCGGCTCACCGGCGACGCCGCCCGTTCGCCGATCGTACGGCCTTTCGGCTCGCGCAACTCGCTCACGGTCGGCATCTCGGCGAGCTTCTCCTTCGATACCGGATCGAATTACTCGCTCGGCTTCTGAGGCCCCGCCGGCCAAGGCCGCCACGGCATCGACCCAAAAGAAAGGGCGGACCGGCTTGCCGGTCCGCCCTTTCGCTTTTCAGCGTGCGGCTGAAATCAGCCGACGATCTCGTTGCCCGCGAAGAACTGGGCGATCTCGACGAGCGCGGTCTCCGGCGCGTCCGAGCCGTGGACGGTGTTTTCGCCGACCGACTGGGCGAAGAGCTTGCGGATGGTGCCCTCGGCGGCGTTGGCCGGGTTGGTGGCGCCCATCACGTCGCGATACTTGGCGATGGCGTCCTCACCCTCGAGCACCTGCACGACGACCGGACCGGAGGTCATGAACTCGACGAGCTCGCCGAAGAACGGGCGAGCCGAGTGGACGGCGTAGAAGGTCTCGGCCTGGGCCTTGGTCATCTGGATGCGCTTCTGCGCGACGATGCGCAGGCCGGCCTTCTCGATGACCGCGTTGACCGCGCCGGTGAGATTGCGCTTCGTCGCATCGGGCTTGAGAATGGAGAAGGTACGCTGGACAGCCATCGAAAGATCCTTGGAAGGGTCGGATAAGGGAAATGCGGCGCGCTTATAGCTGCCGCCTTCGCCCCCTACAAGGCTTGCGCCGCAAGGGCCGCGTGCTGACCCCTCAGCAACCGGAATCGATGAGCCGGCTGTCCGATTTCGTGCTAGGATGGGGCGTTGACGACAAGGAGCCGATCCATGGTTGTCATTGCGCTTGTCTTTGCAGGCTTCCTGACAATGCTCTGTCAGCTACTGCTCGTGACGCCCGAATCCATCACGAAGGACCGCAGGGGCAACCTGCCGCCGCCCTCGGGCGGCATCGCGGCCTTCTGAACGGCGCAAGCTCGCGCCGTCTTCAAAGACCTCTCAGCGCGGCACTCAGTGCCGCGTCAGGAATGCGCGGGCCTCGCGCAGCGCCACGGCGATCTCGTCGCGGCTCATTTCCAGCGCCAATTCCTGCCGGTGCGCCGCCGCGCGGACACTGCCACGGGCGAAGGCGATGTTGAACCAGGTCTGCGCCTTGACCAGATCGACGGCTCCTGCCCGCCCCGAAGCATGCATCAGCCCGAGCTCGCAATAGGCCTCGGCCGATACCTCCGCCGGAACAACCAGCGAAGCGGGAATCGCGCTCATCTCCATGCGTGCCATGATTGAACCCACCCTGTTTGTCGTTGCCGGCCAGCCACCCGTCCAAGGCCCCGACCGATGAGGCGAGAGTGGCGGCAACCGTTAAAGCGCGGGCTAAATTTTGCGATGAATCGAGTCTCAACGAGACGTAATCGCCAGGTTAAAGCAACCGTCCGTTTACGAAAGAAACCCGGAAACGCGTTTCTTTTCAAAAACCTGCAGATCGCCGCTGAATCGCGATGTTGAGAATGGATTCACCCTGGCTGGCGGAAGCTGCATCAAGCACTGCTGTTGCGGCATCTTGGAGAGGGGCGCGGATAGCGTTATGGTTCATATCTAAACCATAACGGCCGAGCGGCCGAAAAGGAGGATAGGATGGCAAGGACGGCGGCTTTCGGCCTGGCAGGTATGACGGCCTTCATTCTGGCCGGCGGCATCGCCGGCGCCTCGGCGCAGGAGGTGCTCGGCGTCTGGGAACGCGACACCGGCGCCTCGCGCGTGCGTTTCAGCAAATGCGGCGACGCCCTCTGCGGCACGATCTCCTGGCTCAAGGATCCGAACGGGCCGGCGAAGGTGGGCCAGCGCATCTTCTTCGACATGAAGCCGGGCGGCGCCAACAAATGGAGCGGCAGCGCCTTCAACCCCGAGGACGGCAAGACCTATTCGGGCACGATGACGCTCTCCGGCAATTCGCTGACCACGGCAGGCTGCGTCCTGGGCGGGCTGATCTGCCGCTCGGTGAAGTGGTCGCGGACCAACTGAGGCCGGCGCGCGCCAGCCCTCGGCCGGACTTATCCCCGTCGCCGCGCCATGTGCCTATCCTGCCTGCGTCCCGCCCGACCAAGGGGGCTGTCGCGAGGCATCATGCGGCCGGGCGAGATGGCGGGGTCCGGGCGCCTCGCCATTGCAGGCGGTGCCGCCCGGAGGGTCCCCTCGCCGCCGGGCCGAACAGGCAGGCCCGGTGAGCGCTTGAGGCGACAGGGGAACCGAAGAAAACCGCGCGCGGGGTTCGGACGGGGCCGGTTGGCGCTGCATCAACTTCGACACTCGATATCGACATTCGGCACGCGGTCAGAACCGCGCGCCGCCCGGACCCCGCGCATCCCCACGGGATCGCCAGACCGAAAACCCCGCAGGCCGAGCCTGGGCGGGGCTTTCGGCGCAGCCATACGACGCTCAGCGCGCCTTCTGGCCGAACAGGATCGCCTTCTGCTCCGGCGTGTTGATGCCGGCCGGATTGCGCAGCTCCTCGCCGACCTTGAGCCCGCGCGCAACGGCGGGACGCGCCAGCATCGTCTCGATCCAGCGGCCGACATTCGGAAACTGCTTGATGTCCTGGCCCTGGCGCTCCCAGCCGCGGGCCCAGCCGATGCAGGCCATGTCGGCGATGGAATAGTCGTCGCAGATATAGTCACGGCCTGCGAGGCGCTTGTTCAGCACGCCGTAGAGCCGGTTCGCCTCGTTGGTGTAGCGCTCGATGGCATAGGGAACCTGCTCGGGCGCATAGATCCGGAAGTGGTGGGTCTGGCCGAGCATCGGGCCGAAACCGCCCATCTGCCAGAACAGCCACTCGTCGACGGCGACGCGGCGGCGTTCGTCCCTGGGATAGAACTTGCCCGTCTTGCGGCCGAGATATTGCAGGATGGCGCCGGATTCGAAGACCGAGATCGGCTTGCCGTCCGGCCCGTCGGGATCGACGATCGCCGGCATGCGGTTGTTCGGCGAGATGGCGAGGAATTCCGGCTTGAACTGGTCGCCCTTGCCGATGTTCACCGGAATGACGTTGTAGGGCAGCCCGGCTTCCTCGAGCATGATGGAGATCTTGGTGCCGTTCGGCGTCGGCCAGAAATACAGGTCGATCGGCTTGGCGGGGGCTTGCGACATCGTTCGCTTCCTTTCAGGCGCAGTGCTTCGGTCGAAAACCTAAGCAGCCAGCCGGCGGGCCGGAAGGGGCCGCGCCTGCCCTCAGCGCGACCGCGTCATGTCCTGCCCGCGTGTAACCTTTCCGGTTTCAGAGCTGTTTCTTGAAGCCCTCATGGCTCTGGTCGAAGCCGAGATTGCGGTAGAAGCGGTGCGCATCGGCGCGCGACTTGTTCGAACTCAGCTCGATCAGCCCGACGCCGCGCTCCCCGGCAAAGGCGAGCGCGTGCCGGATCATCAGCGCGCCGATGCCCAGGCCGCGGCTTTCCGGTGCGACATGGACGCTCTCGATCTTGCCGCGCTTGCGCCCGCGCGCGACGAGACCGGGAATCAGCGTGACCTGGAAGGTGCCGACGACCTCCCCCGCCCGCTCGGCCACGAAGAGCATGTTGTCCTTGCTGGTGTCGATCTCGGCAAAGGCCTCGGCATAGCCGGGATGCCGTGCCTCGACCGCGATCTCCTCCGGCGTCATCGTCTGCGTCGCGGCGCCGAGCATGATGAGCTCCGCGATGCGCGCGACGTCGCCGGCCTTCGCGCGGCGGATGGTGATCTCGGCGGCAGTGACAGGTGTCCGGGTCATCGCTTCGGCTTTCGACTCAGGCGGGGATGAGACGAGGGCCGGTTTACGCGACGAAGAGGCGCTTCGCCATCAGCAGGGTGTTGGGGGTGTCGTCGCGCCCGTCGAAGCGCGCCTGGCGCTGCAGGAAGAAGCCCATGCGCTCGTAGAAGGTGATAGCCGGCTCGTTCTGGCTCTCGACCTCGAGCCGGGCCACCGGCGCCTGCGGAAAGCAGGCCAGCGCGACCTGCAGCAGCGTGCGGCCGATGCCGACGCCCTGCCAGGCCGGCAGGACATAGAGTCGGGTCAGCAGCGCGGCGCCGTCGCGCTCCGGCCGGGCCGAGGCCGTCGCGACGATCTCCGTCCCGACCAGCCCGACGAGGAAGACGCCCTCCTCGCGGCCGAGCTGGCTGCGCAGGTTTTCCAGCGAGTGCCAGGCATTGGTGATCTCGGCGACCCGCTGCCAGCCATAGATGCCGTCATAGGTGGCATGCCAGGTCTCGACCAAAAGCGCCCTGACCGCCGGAACATCGGCGGCTTCAGCATCGCGAATGACGAGATCGGCAGGGGTCACATGATCACTCGCTTGTCACATGATCACTCGATGCCGAGCTTCTTCTTCAGGATCTCGTTGAGCGCCTGCGGATTGGCCTTGCCGCCCGAGGCCTTCATCGCCTGGCCGACGAACCAGCCGAGCATGGTCGGCTTGGCCTTGACCTGCTCGACCTTGTCCGGGTTCGCCGCGATGATCTCGTCGACGGCCTTCTCGATGGCGCCGGTGTCGGTGACCTGCTTCATGCCGCGGGCTTCGACGATCTCGCGGGGGTCGCCGCCTTCGGTCCAGACGATCTCGAACAGGTCCTTGGCGATCTTGCCGGAGATGACACCCTCGCCGATCAGGTCGACGAGGCCGCCAAGCTGCGCAGCCGAGACCGGCGACGCGGTGACGTCCTTGCCTTCCTTGTTCAGGCGGCCGAACAGCTCGTTGATGACCCAGTTCGCAGCGGCCTTGCCGTCGCGGCCCGGCTTTCCTGCAGGCTTGGCCACGGCTTCGAAATAATCGGCCTGGTCGCGCTCGGCGACGAGCACCGAGGCGTCGTAGGGCGAGAGCCCGTATTCGGCGATGAAGCGCGCCTTCTTGGCGTCCGGCAGCTCCGGCAGCGCACCCTTCAGGCCCTCGACGAAGGCATCGTCGAATTCGAGCGGCAGCAGGTCCGGGTCGGGGAAGTAGCGGTAGTCGTGCGCCTCTTCCTTGGAACGCATCGAGCGCGTCTCGCCCTTGCCCGGATCGTAAAGCCTCGTCTCCTGGTCGATGGTGCCGCCATCCTCGATGATGCCGATCTGGCGGCGCGCCTCGGCCTCGACCGCCTGGCCGATGAAGCGGATCGAGTTGACGTTCTTGATCTCGCAGCGCGTGCCGAGCTCGCCGCCCGGCTTGCGGACCGAGACGTTCACGTCGGCGCGCAGGTTGCCCTTCTCCATGTCGCCGTCGCAGGTGCCGAGATAGCGCAGGATGGTGCGCAGCTTCGAGACATAGGCCTTCGCCTCCTCGGAGGAGCGCAGGTCCGGCTTGGAGACGATCTCCATCAGCGCCACACCCGAGCGGTTGAGGTCGACGAAGCTCATCGTCGGATGCTGGTCGTGGATCGACTTTCCGGCATCCTGCTCCAGATGCAGCCGCTCGATGCCGACGGTGATCTGCTCGGTCGGCGAGAGATCGACCACGATCTCGCCCTCGCCCACGATCGGGCTCTTGTACTGGCTGATCTGGTAGCCCTGCGGCAGGTCGGGGTAAAAATAGTTCTTGCGATCGAAGACCGAACGGTTGTTGATCTGCGCATTGAGGCCGAGCCCCGTGCGGACCGCCTGGCGGATGCATTCGGCGTTGATCACCGGCAGCATGCCGGGCATCGCCGCATCGACGAGGCTGACATGTTCGTTCGGCTCGGCGCCGAAGCCGGTCGAGGCGCCGGAGAACAGCTTGGCGTTGGAGGTGATCTGCGCATGGATCTCCATGCCGATCACCACTTCCCAATCCCCGGTCGCGCCCTTGATCAGCTTCTTCGGGTCGGCGGGGCGGACATGCGCGTTCATCTGGTCTCTTCCGGCTGAAATGGTCGCCTACGCGTTACGATGTCGGCGCGCGTGCGGCAAGCATCCGTTGCTTCGCAGCGTGCCAGCGGTGGCTTCAATCTTGGGCGCAGCCGTTGCGCTCCTGCAACCCGATGGCGGGAACATGGCCTAATCGTCGCAATATCACGGATTTTGACGGGTGATGGATCTTGACATTCGTCACTCCCGCACCCTTCTTGCCGCCAAGGTCGCAAAACCGCCATGGTCGCGCCGGCCAGCTATTCGGAGTTCCCTCATGTCACGCAGCCGTTTCATCGGTCTGGTGCTCGCTGCCATTGTCGCTTCGGCCGGTCTCCCCGCCTCCGAAGCCTCTGCCCAGGGTGCCCCCCCG contains the following coding sequences:
- the ndk gene encoding nucleoside-diphosphate kinase; protein product: MAVQRTFSILKPDATKRNLTGAVNAVIEKAGLRIVAQKRIQMTKAQAETFYAVHSARPFFGELVEFMTSGPVVVQVLEGEDAIAKYRDVMGATNPANAAEGTIRKLFAQSVGENTVHGSDAPETALVEIAQFFAGNEIVG
- a CDS encoding GNAT family N-acetyltransferase, with protein sequence MTPADLVIRDAEAADVPAVRALLVETWHATYDGIYGWQRVAEITNAWHSLENLRSQLGREEGVFLVGLVGTEIVATASARPERDGAALLTRLYVLPAWQGVGIGRTLLQVALACFPQAPVARLEVESQNEPAITFYERMGFFLQRQARFDGRDDTPNTLLMAKRLFVA
- a CDS encoding PRC-barrel domain-containing protein is translated as MRKLIFALAPVIAMGGITLAVAQNATTATREVYVKARPTDVLSSNLIGLNVHNNAKENVGEIKDLIVSSSGQLSGFIVSVGGFLGIGERYVVVAPSALKVTYSENDKKWSATMDTTKDALKAAPEFKYEGRWSK
- a CDS encoding sel1 repeat family protein, coding for MARMEMSAIPASLVVPAEVSAEAYCELGLMHASGRAGAVDLVKAQTWFNIAFARGSVRAAAHRQELALEMSRDEIAVALREARAFLTRH
- a CDS encoding MipA/OmpV family protein, with the translated sequence MRCVAYLAGLAACLALSSPERALAQSSDYTQLTSPQSAQNWYLTVGAGLRYQPDYTGSDDYIFRARPIISLGRGLKSTWWSAEDDTMLSIGVFSGQGWRVGFSGDLLWKRSAKVNPALIAVPATKFGGEAGGFVEFYPTSWLRARADVRRGIVAHDGVVADLKLDAFTNLGPWTFGIGPRMRIASADYVRTYFGTRGAMPGTGGLLQRFNAGVHSYGALAQATYHWSDRFQTTTYIEYKRLTGDAARSPIVRPFGSRNSLTVGISASFSFDTGSNYSLGF
- the gatB gene encoding Asp-tRNA(Asn)/Glu-tRNA(Gln) amidotransferase subunit GatB, which encodes MNAHVRPADPKKLIKGATGDWEVVIGMEIHAQITSNAKLFSGASTGFGAEPNEHVSLVDAAMPGMLPVINAECIRQAVRTGLGLNAQINNRSVFDRKNYFYPDLPQGYQISQYKSPIVGEGEIVVDLSPTEQITVGIERLHLEQDAGKSIHDQHPTMSFVDLNRSGVALMEIVSKPDLRSSEEAKAYVSKLRTILRYLGTCDGDMEKGNLRADVNVSVRKPGGELGTRCEIKNVNSIRFIGQAVEAEARRQIGIIEDGGTIDQETRLYDPGKGETRSMRSKEEAHDYRYFPDPDLLPLEFDDAFVEGLKGALPELPDAKKARFIAEYGLSPYDASVLVAERDQADYFEAVAKPAGKPGRDGKAAANWVINELFGRLNKEGKDVTASPVSAAQLGGLVDLIGEGVISGKIAKDLFEIVWTEGGDPREIVEARGMKQVTDTGAIEKAVDEIIAANPDKVEQVKAKPTMLGWFVGQAMKASGGKANPQALNEILKKKLGIE
- a CDS encoding YafY family protein yields the protein MQRAERLLDMIQSLRRRRRPVTAETLASELDVSVRTVYRDIGALVRQGVPVRGEAGIGYVLDAGFDLPPLMLSPDEIEAVLVGMRWLSERADPVLARAAEDVVSKVAAVLPQHLRPILLDGALFAASYPGDVPADQVDVAAVRAAIRNGRKLSIEYSDESGHATQRMIWPIGMTFYERVRIVIAWCELRQAFRHFRTDRMTGLVALEERYPARRADLFRRWQKEEEKTREEWERCKREGVGMRPDGEGGSDQPRMTAPASSLARPEATSASAAG
- a CDS encoding glutathione S-transferase N-terminal domain-containing protein, whose protein sequence is MSQAPAKPIDLYFWPTPNGTKISIMLEEAGLPYNVIPVNIGKGDQFKPEFLAISPNNRMPAIVDPDGPDGKPISVFESGAILQYLGRKTGKFYPRDERRRVAVDEWLFWQMGGFGPMLGQTHHFRIYAPEQVPYAIERYTNEANRLYGVLNKRLAGRDYICDDYSIADMACIGWARGWERQGQDIKQFPNVGRWIETMLARPAVARGLKVGEELRNPAGINTPEQKAILFGQKAR
- a CDS encoding GNAT family N-acetyltransferase, with product MTRTPVTAAEITIRRAKAGDVARIAELIMLGAATQTMTPEEIAVEARHPGYAEAFAEIDTSKDNMLFVAERAGEVVGTFQVTLIPGLVARGRKRGKIESVHVAPESRGLGIGALMIRHALAFAGERGVGLIELSSNKSRADAHRFYRNLGFDQSHEGFKKQL
- a CDS encoding CsbD family protein, coding for MDWNRVEGNWKQLKGKVKEQWGKLTDDDLDVIAGKRDQLEGKIQERYGLAKDKAKADVDTWYNRQTW
- the purN gene encoding phosphoribosylglycinamide formyltransferase, translated to MTTARKRVGVLISGRGSNMVSLAEAAQAPDYPAEIALVVSNIPDVAGLERARDFGIATATVDHRPFGKDREAFERAVDELLRVNQIELLVLAGFMRILTPWFVTRWEGQMINIHPSLLPLFKGTHTHRQALEAGVSEHGCSVHFVVPELDAGPVILQAKVPVHPGDDEDKLAQRVLVEEHKLYPAALAEVASGRARLEAGAVIRG